GCGGCCGATCATCTTCAGCTATGCCCATACCGCTCCGGACAGCGTCTACTGCTACGATCTTCTCAGCAGCCACTATCCCTCGTGGGACCGGTGTCTGCATCCTTCCAAAACGGACAGCACCACGAAGCTCCCTGTGGTCGGCGATGAATGGATGCACGTCCCATGTTATTGCGTGCAGGATCTTCGCGACGATCCGGGCATCCATGATGCGTGGGGCGAGAGCATGAAACGCGCCTGGGAGAACAATGTCACCTCGCCGTTCAGCATCGGTGGCGCCATCTGGGGAATGATCGATGAGATCTTCCCCCTCCCCGATACGACCGTCGGCTATGGCCCCTGGGGTATCGTGGATATCTGGAGGAGGAAGAAGCCGGAGTTCTGGCACACGCGCAAAGCCTACTCGCCCATCTGCGTCAGCATGCCTGCAGCCACCGCCGTCATGCCGGGCCAGGATCTTGTGCTGCCTGTGCAGAACCGCTTCGACCACACAGACCTGCGTGAGATCACGATCACCTGTGAAAGCAGCAGGAAGACCATCACGATCCCATCGCCATCGGTCGCACCCCATGGCAGCGGACGCTTCACCATCCCCGGATCGATGACCCTGCACCTCCCGGCAACACTGATATTCACCGACCGCAGCGGCCGGGTGATCGACGAAGAAGTGATCCACCCGCACACGGCCCCGTCGGTGATCAGTGAGCGGGGGGAGGTCCTGAACGTGGACAGCACGGGTGCGGCACTTACGGTCCACGGATCAGGGTTCGCTGTCGCTTTCGACCGTGGCACGGGACTGATCCTCTCCGCCCGCTGCAACGGAGAGAAGATCATCGATGCGGGGCCGTTCATCCGCGTGATCAAGCGTGGCCCGCCGCTGAACTGGGACGTGGATACGACCTACGACATCGGGGGCGGGGTGTGGCGCACGGACGCGGTCACGGTATCCGTTTCACCTCATCGTGTCGTCGTGAAGTCGAGCGGGCGGACGGACAGCCTTTCCGCGCGCCGCGAGATCACCGTGACGTCGGCAGGAGCGATCATCACCTCCTATGAATTACTGGACCCCCCGGCGCAATGCCAGGAGGCAGGCGTGCAATTCCTTCTCAGCCCCTCCCTGGACCGGCTGCAATGGGACCGCAATGCACTCTGGTCATCCTATCCGGCCGGCCACATCGGACGCCCTCACGGGGGAGGCGATGAAGCTGGTCCGTCATGCGGAAAGCGAGACCCCGCACCGGGATCCGGCACGGCCGTGGGAGATGGATACCCGGGACCATTACCTCTTCCCATCGCGGCGCGGCATGCAGGCTTCCGGGCTGCCCGTTCCGCACGATTTCCGCTCGCGGAAGAGAGAATGTCATTCGCTATGCTCTGGTGAACGGAACTTCCGCCAACGGCGTTGAAGTGGTATCGGATGGCACGGTTGCAGCGAGGGCTTCGGTGCGTCCGGACGGCCGGCTGGATCTTCTCATCGATAACGAGTGGACATATCTCAATATGAACTGGGGAAATTACGAGCGTCCTGCACCATTGACCCGACCGTACCGGAATACCATCACCGTGCGGCTCTTCAGCCGATGACCACCAACCAGGGATCCACGCACCTTGAAAGAACCGGAGTCTCTATGAAACGACAGGCAGTGCTTCTCTTCTCGTTCATCCTCATCACCGCCGCGATCCTGCGGGCGCAGGACCGTTCGCCGTACGTGCCGGAGACCGACCCGCTTGTCGTCAAAAAGCTTGCCGCATGGCAGGGGCTGAAATTCGGATTGATGATGACATGGGGGCCCTACAGCCAGTGGGGCGTCGTGGAGTCCTGGTCGATCTGCGCCGAGGACGAACCCTGGTGCCAGCGCAACGCGCCGGACTATGTTCGGTACAAACAGGACTACGAAGGATTGAAGAAGACCTTCAACCCCGTGCAGTTCGATCCCGCGAAGTGGGCGCGCGCCGCAAAGGACGCCGGCATCCGGTACGTCGTAGGCATGGCGAAGCACCACGACGGCTTCTGTATGTTCGACACGCGGACCACGGACTACCGCATCACCGATCCCGGAACGCCGTTCTCTTCACACCCGAAGGCGAACATCCTCAAGGAGATCCTCACTGCCTTCCGTGCGGAAGGGCTATGGGCCGGCATCTATTTCTCAAAACCCGACTGGCATTCAGAGAACTACTGGTGGCCGTATTTCCCGACGCCCGACCGGAACGTGAACTATGACATCAAAAAGTATCCGGACCGGTGGAAGAGATTCGTGGGCTTCACCCACACACAGATCGAGGAACTCATGACCGGCTACGGGCCGGTCGACATCCTGTGGCTCGACGGTGGGTGGGTCCAGCCCATGACGCGTGAGGAGGTCCTCCACTACATCACGGCACCCGACTACAAGTTCAGCCATATTCAGAGTCAGGACATCTACATGCCGGAACTCGCACGCATGGCGCGCGGGCATCAGCCGGGGCTCATCGTCGTGGACCGCGCGGTCCATGGGAAGTACCAGAACTATCTGACGCCGGAGAACGTCGTGCCGGATACACTGCTCCCCTATCCCTGGGAATCCTGCATCACCGCAACGACGAGCTGGTCGTACACGTCCAAGGATCAGTACAAGTCAGGCCGTGAACTGATCCATATGCTGGTGGACATCGTCGCGAAAGGCGGAAACCTGCTGCTGAACATCGGCCCCGGGCCTGATGGCACATGGCACCAGGAGGCATACGACCGTCTGGCGGAGATCGGTGCATGGATGAAGGTCAACAGCAGCGCGATCTACGAAACACACCCGATCGCTCCGTATCGTGAAGGGGCCGTGCGGCTGACGCAGGGCAAGGATGGCGCGGTGTATGCGGTCACGCTGGCAGGAAAGGGAGAGACCATGCCGCCGGAAACGGTCCGCTTGAGTTCACTCCGTCCGGCCGCAGGGGCCAGGGTGAGCCTGCTCGGGTCCACGGCGACGCTCGCGTGGAAGAACACCGGGAAGGGGTGCGAGATAACGATCCCGGCCTCCGTGCGGGCGAAGGCGCCGTGCAAGGAAGCCTGGGTCGTCAGGATCTCACAGGTGCAGTGAATATAGATCAACGCCCCCGGGAAGCGGCAGGTATCCGCTTCCCGGGGGCGTGTTCATGTATCCTCGCGTACTCCTACCTTGCGATGATCTCGTCCACGAACAGCCAGGCCTTGCCGCCGGCACCTTTGTGTCCCGGGGGACAGACAGCAACGTTCGCCGCTCGCACTTTCAGGAACCGCGCCCCGGTGGGAGCGAACGACACGGTGAGGTCCTTCGTCATGACGCGGGGATCATCCGTTGGCTCCCCGGTCGTCTGCAACCCCGCCGGAAGGTAGTCGGTCCCATTCATCGATACCATCACTTCCACCGAACGGGGGAGGAATATCCACGAACCCTGCGCCTGTAAACACCCGACGGTAACGCTGGAGATCTTCCGTTCCTTCCCCAGATCGAGAATGGCCTCGCAATCGCTTTCTTCGAATCCCATCCACTCTGTGTCGTTCATCTCCACGGTGCCACGCATACCGTCGGTCAGCGCCTGTGCCCCGTGTCCGGGGTACTTCGTTGACGCCGCTTCCTTCAACGTCACCTTTTCCACCTGCAGCGTCCCAAAGGTATTCTCTGGCACCTCCAACAGGGGCATCCCTGAAGCCGGGCCATCCAGGTCGAATGCGATCACGGCATCATCGGGGTCAAGGCCTTGCGCGGGGAGAGGGATGGCAAGGCGTCCTTCTGTGGAACGAGAGGTCAGCGGTGCGCCGCCGAGCACCGACACCTTCGTGACCGTGCGGCCGGGGAACACCGGCAGAAAGAGAGTATCCTTCGGGGCGGTGAGCAGGTGCACAAAGACGCGATTCCCTTTGTTCGTGGACGCGATCCAGGTGCCAGGCTTGATCGGGCCACCCTTCGTCCCGTAGATGCTCTCACCGTATCTCTTCAGCCAGGTGCCCATCCCCTTCAGCCGGTCGATCTGGCGCTGTTCGATGCGGCCGTCGGGCATCGGACTGATGTTCAGGAGCAGATTGCCACCACCTCCGGCGGTTCTGGCGAGAGTATGGAGACACTCTTTCAGCGACTTGATCCTGTCGTTGGGCTTCCAGGACCACTGCGTACCGATCGTGATGCAGGATTCCCAGGGGTGGTCATTGTCGAACGACCCGACCTCCTGCTCCGGTGTGCCGAAATCGCCCGCGTAGATGTTCGAAGCGCTCATCCCCTTCGCCCCTGAACCGTGTCCTTTGTCCACTCTATTATTGATAAGGAGACCGTCCTTCAATTTCCGTGCGTACGCATACAGCTCCATACCGTCCTGATGGGTCCAGGGATCCTCCCATTGGCCGTCGAACCACAGCATCTCGGTGCCGTACTTCGTGATGAGTTCCGTGACCTGGTTGCGGAGATACGCGCGGTACCGGTTCATATCTGCAGAGGCGATCGGTTTCGGATCGCCGCCATAGGCAACGGGGTAATCCGGATGGTGCCAGTCGAGGATGGAATGGTACGTACAAAACATCACTCCCTGCTTTCGAGAGGCATCGGCGAGTTCGGCCACCACATCCCGACGGAAGGGTGTGGACATGATGTCGTAGGTCGTGTATTTCGAGTCCCACAGACAGAAGCCGTCGTGGTGTTTGCTCGTGATGACCAGGTACTTCATGCCCGCCGCTTTCGCGAGTCCGGCCCACTCCTGCGCATTGAAGAGGACGGGATTGAACTCCTTGTAGAGGCCATCGTAATCCTCGATCCTGACCTGCGGACCGCGCGACCATCCGATCTCGGCACCGCGCAGGGTGATCGGCCCCCAGTGGATGAACATCCCGAAGCGCATCTCCTGCCACCGTTTCAGCGACGCGGCATTGGTTGTAAGATCGGGGTGGGCCTCACCGCCACCATTCTGTTGGGCGGACAGGAAGGGACCGCACGTTGCGAGCATGATAACGAGAACGGCGGTTCTGAGGATCGACATGCGTTACCTCTTCGGGATACGTTCGTGGAAAGACTGCGTACGGTGAATGTTCACTTCAATCTAGTGCCGCGGCCCTGCAATGTCAACGGTGATTTGCCTTCAGTGCATGGATGGCAGGCGTTCAGGATCCCTGGGCCACAAACCCCTCCTCTGGAGTGGTTTGGTCAATCCTTCCATTACCGATCGGGGGCACGGGAGTAACACAAGTTGGCATCTCCGGACGGGAGATCTGACATCGATCGGCGTCCTGACGATGATGTCGCAAATGCACTGACTCTAGCAGGGCGTGGTAGAATATTCGGGTGAGCATCCCAAGGGGGGAGACGATGAAGCAGGAGGTTTCCGGGCGGACCCGATCATGGCCTGCCACAGTGCAGCTCGAGCCGCCCCCGCGCATCGGCTACGCCAAGCAGTGCACTCCGCCGCCACGCAGTACATGCCGCACCACGACGGCCGAGCTCCAACCGGCAGTCACCGAGCATGAACCACGCTTCCCCATCCGTGCTGTCGGCGGCGACGAGGGTTTCCAGGACCGAGACGGTCTCGTTCAGCCGCCCGGCGGCACGGAACGACAGAGCCTTATTATAGAGCAACCACAAACACGTGTCGCATGCACTCGATGCATCGTCATAGTCCTTCACCGCCTCTTCATACTTGCCCAGAGCGTGGAAAAGGTTGCCACGCTCCGTCAGCGACTGTACATCCGCCGCGTCGCATTGCAATGCAAGCGTAAGGTCGATGTATGCCTCTACATGCCTGCCCGATAACCTCCAGAGTATCCCCCTCTCGCATCGGGCCCTCACATCACAGGGGTCGCGCTCGAGGAGCCCGGTCAACTCCTCCAACTGCAGCACTGCAAGCGCGTTGATCCAGGTCCGGCGGAACGGACGTTCATAGGTCCATGTCCCCTCTTCCCGCCGGGCATGCTCGATCTGCATCTCCCTGACCCTGAATCGCATCCATCGGGCATCACGGTCGTCGTCGTATCGCGTGATCGTACTATCCAGATCGTTCATTGCACCCGCGAGATCCTGACGGGCCGTCCGTGCAAGCGCACGGTTATACCATCCGTCAGGATCCCGGGGTTCATGCGCAAGGTAGATGGTGAAGAGGCTCTCCGCGCGCATGAACGCTCCCTGCCGGTACGAGTCTTCTGCCCGGGCAAAGAGCATTTGATCCGCCGTCCTGCATCCGGAGATGAGGATCGATGCAGACACGACCGAGAGGATCACTGCCCCTCTGCGCGCAGAGCGCGCTACCCGTACGGCCTTGATTCCCCATTCCCGGATCATCTGTCCATCAAAGTGAGTGCATCTCAAAACTACGATTCCTGCTCACAATCCACAACTCTCTGAGCAGCGCATGCGCACTATGCGCCAGATGATCCCATATACCATCCTTGAAACGGAGATATCGCTCATCCACGCTCTTGTGACCACCCCCGGACACGCGCAGGTGGAGAATCCTCTCACCCTAATGGATGAGGAGAAGTTTGCGGGCCTGGATGAAGGTGCCCGCTTCGAGCCGACAGAGGTAGACGCCACTGGCGAGGCCAAGCGCATCAAACCGGTCCTCGTAATACCCCGCCGCCATCTCTTCCGACCTCAGGACGGCCACTTCCTGACCGAGCGCGGAATAGACCACCAACCGTACCTGCGCGCGTTCAGGCATCCCATAGCGGATCAGCGTCGATGGATTGAACGGATTCGGATGATTCTGATCAAGGAAGTAGACATCGGGAACGCCCGGCGTTGACCCCACCGTGCTGAGCACCGCCGAGAACTTCCACGGAACGCAGTAGGCGGATGTGCCTGCAACATTCTTCGCGCGCACACGCCAGTAGTATGTCCCCGCACCCGTCAGCGTAACAGCCTTCGCTGTATCTGCCAGCGTCGAATCGTCGAACACGGGCGATGCGAACGTGGACGATGTCGCTATCTGGAGATGATAGGTCTCCGCACCCGCCACCCTGTTCCAGATGCATACCGGATCCTGCGGCACACCCGCCGCCAGGTTGGACGGGAAGACGAGGACAGGCATCGTTGGAGCGGCCGGCCATGCAGGACGGCGATAGACGCCCCGGCCCCATGTCCCGGCGTAGATGCTACCATCGGGGTGTATCGCTATGGAGGTAATGTCCGCGATCGGCAACCCGGAGTTCAAACGGTACCACGGGGAGGTGCCGTGGGTCGCAGACATCCAGACGTAGTCTGCTGTTGCCACGTACACATGCCCCTCGCTGTTGGTCGCGATCGCCTGGACCTTCGTGGACGGAAAACCGGAAGCCACGGCCCACGTGCTTCCGTTGTTCGTCGATCGGTACAGGCCGGTCCCGGTCCCTGCGAATATCCTGCCGGAAAGATCGGTCGCAAGTGCATACACGTCCAGGTCCGCCAGGCCGCCCGACGCAACGGCCCAGGTCGTCCCTCGCGTCGCAGACCGGAACACGCCGAAGTCGCCCGTACCTGCGAAGAGCGTATCCTGCGCGTTCCTGGCCAGCGCAAATACGGTCTTCCCCGAGAGCGGTCCGGCCAATGCGGAGTAGGTCCCGCCCGAGAATTTTGCGAACGCCCGCCCGTTGCTCGTGGGAAGCCCCGCAAGATACGTGGTGTCGCCCGCCCCGACCGTCACCGCATAAGGCAGGATCTTCGCCTGTGATGGAGGCGCGCTTGGCGCTCCCCCGGAATAGCCGGCGCGGGCCTCCTGCACGTCCGTCCAGTCATTCGAGGTCGTCGCAACGTTGCCCCAGCACGTTTCATAGGATGCGCCACCGGCTGTGAACCCTAACCCCTCTGCTACAGAAGCCAGGAACCCATCGGACCCTTCACCCATCGACCACACGTATTGTGGCGGGAACGATGCATGCCATGCCGCACTCGTGCGCTGCACCCATGATCCGGGATCGCTTTCTCTCCGCCAGATGCCCATCTGGGTGCCGGCATAGAGTGCCCCATCCCGCGTGCAAAGCAACGAAGGAACGAAGCTGTTCCGCAGGTCATCCGTGACATCGGTCCACCCCCGGCCCGACGCACGAAGGAGACGGCCCGCCGATGCGGCCATGAACAACGTTGTGCCGTCCGGACAGTAGACACTCCTCGCGCCATAACTGGCAGCAGCTGCAGTCGTCCAGGTGACCCCGTTGTTCGTCGACCGAACAAGGCTGCCATCGTTCTCGACCGCATACACATACCCATTGGCGAGGAATGCGAATCCCCGGCCCGTGAAACTCGAATCAAGCACGGTGTAACCCGTTCCATCAGTCTTTACACGTACCAACCTGTTAGGGGATTCAATGCCGAAGATGTAACCTCCCTTCGTGATAGCAAGATCCGAGAGCGAGGTATTCGCAATGAATGTGGTCCAGGATGTTCCTGAGGTCGTGGATTTGTAGGTCGCCTTTGTTCCGGAATCATCGCTTAAGCCAAGGTACAAGGCGCCGGAGGAGTCCATGGCCAGATTCCGGACCCAGGGATGGCCGACATACCCGGGGATCTTCTGCTCCCACGATGTGCCTCCATTCGTTGACCTCATATACCACGCGCCAACATCGGACGTGTAGCGTCTGCGCCAGATGTTCCCATTCGAATCGACCAGCAGGGCGGAGATCTCGACCGTGTCGATCACCGTCCAGCCCGCTCCTGCATTCGTGGATCGGTACAGATAGCCCGTTGCCGGTTCCAGGATCGGAGAATGGCTCCCCTGATACGGCCTCCCGTACGTCAGCGCCAGAAGGTCTCCGTCCGGTTCGACCGCCATGAGTTGGACGTTCTGTTCCTGAAGCCCGCTTGCCGAACGTTTCCAGTTGATACCGTCCACCGAGCGATAGACACCCGACGCATCGGTGCCGAGATACATCTCGCCCTCCTCCGTACACACGAAGCATTGAACCTGACCGGCCAGTGGTCCGCCGGTGTATGTCCAGGGCACCGACACCTGACAGGCGGCGTCGGGAGAGAACAGAATGACTATCAGACAGGCAACGACAAGTGATGTGCGCATGGACCGTGCCCCTTCGGCGATGTGGAA
The nucleotide sequence above comes from Ignavibacteriota bacterium. Encoded proteins:
- a CDS encoding beta-galactosidase: MTRPILLLLTLVALGTTILHASDPTPARPVPGSVQGVTRCRVSLNGTWEFSLAPPDSFWSAPPGTADWSPIHVPGECQMQGFMIEHDREYAYRRVIEIPQDFTGKSIAVRFNGVYSYARVWVNGSHVRSHHGGFTTWECDITPFVTPGRRATLVVGVTDRADEISYASGYAHHPIGGILRSVELLARPAVHISLLNVRTSFTANRKDAVLEIVSAISAPERALLEFMLVAPDGKRVALPRSATTFTAPRTTGVYTSIVRNPVPWDAEHPDLYTLEARLRVNGSVEQTIRRRIGFREVVTAGRELLVNGKPVKLRGACRHDIHPTLGRSTTPEQDLQDVLLAKEANFNFIRTSHYPPSTEFLEYCDEYGIYVEDESAVCFVSTHRTGPYQAQGGSQNDPAFTDRYIGQLTEMVGRDRNHPSVILWSLGNESTYGSNFQRSFDTVRTLDPSRPIIFSYAHTAPDSVYCYDLLSSHYPSWDRCLHPSKTDSTTKLPVVGDEWMHVPCYCVQDLRDDPGIHDAWGESMKRAWENNVTSPFSIGGAIWGMIDEIFPLPDTTVGYGPWGIVDIWRRKKPEFWHTRKAYSPICVSMPAATAVMPGQDLVLPVQNRFDHTDLREITITCESSRKTITIPSPSVAPHGSGRFTIPGSMTLHLPATLIFTDRSGRVIDEEVIHPHTAPSVISERGEVLNVDSTGAALTVHGSGFAVAFDRGTGLILSARCNGEKIIDAGPFIRVIKRGPPLNWDVDTTYDIGGGVWRTDAVTVSVSPHRVVVKSSGRTDSLSARREITVTSAGAIITSYELLDPPAQCQEAGVQFLLSPSLDRLQWDRNALWSSYPAGHIGRPHGGGDEAGPSCGKRDPAPGSGTAVGDGYPGPLPLPIAARHAGFRAARSARFPLAEERMSFAMLW
- a CDS encoding alpha-L-fucosidase, which codes for MKRQAVLLFSFILITAAILRAQDRSPYVPETDPLVVKKLAAWQGLKFGLMMTWGPYSQWGVVESWSICAEDEPWCQRNAPDYVRYKQDYEGLKKTFNPVQFDPAKWARAAKDAGIRYVVGMAKHHDGFCMFDTRTTDYRITDPGTPFSSHPKANILKEILTAFRAEGLWAGIYFSKPDWHSENYWWPYFPTPDRNVNYDIKKYPDRWKRFVGFTHTQIEELMTGYGPVDILWLDGGWVQPMTREEVLHYITAPDYKFSHIQSQDIYMPELARMARGHQPGLIVVDRAVHGKYQNYLTPENVVPDTLLPYPWESCITATTSWSYTSKDQYKSGRELIHMLVDIVAKGGNLLLNIGPGPDGTWHQEAYDRLAEIGAWMKVNSSAIYETHPIAPYREGAVRLTQGKDGAVYAVTLAGKGETMPPETVRLSSLRPAAGARVSLLGSTATLAWKNTGKGCEITIPASVRAKAPCKEAWVVRISQVQ
- a CDS encoding alpha-L-fucosidase — encoded protein: MSILRTAVLVIMLATCGPFLSAQQNGGGEAHPDLTTNAASLKRWQEMRFGMFIHWGPITLRGAEIGWSRGPQVRIEDYDGLYKEFNPVLFNAQEWAGLAKAAGMKYLVITSKHHDGFCLWDSKYTTYDIMSTPFRRDVVAELADASRKQGVMFCTYHSILDWHHPDYPVAYGGDPKPIASADMNRYRAYLRNQVTELITKYGTEMLWFDGQWEDPWTHQDGMELYAYARKLKDGLLINNRVDKGHGSGAKGMSASNIYAGDFGTPEQEVGSFDNDHPWESCITIGTQWSWKPNDRIKSLKECLHTLARTAGGGGNLLLNISPMPDGRIEQRQIDRLKGMGTWLKRYGESIYGTKGGPIKPGTWIASTNKGNRVFVHLLTAPKDTLFLPVFPGRTVTKVSVLGGAPLTSRSTEGRLAIPLPAQGLDPDDAVIAFDLDGPASGMPLLEVPENTFGTLQVEKVTLKEAASTKYPGHGAQALTDGMRGTVEMNDTEWMGFEESDCEAILDLGKERKISSVTVGCLQAQGSWIFLPRSVEVMVSMNGTDYLPAGLQTTGEPTDDPRVMTKDLTVSFAPTGARFLKVRAANVAVCPPGHKGAGGKAWLFVDEIIAR
- a CDS encoding tetratricopeptide repeat protein; amino-acid sequence: MILSVVSASILISGCRTADQMLFARAEDSYRQGAFMRAESLFTIYLAHEPRDPDGWYNRALARTARQDLAGAMNDLDSTITRYDDDRDARWMRFRVREMQIEHARREEGTWTYERPFRRTWINALAVLQLEELTGLLERDPCDVRARCERGILWRLSGRHVEAYIDLTLALQCDAADVQSLTERGNLFHALGKYEEAVKDYDDASSACDTCLWLLYNKALSFRAAGRLNETVSVLETLVAADSTDGEAWFMLGDCRLELGRRGAACTAWRRSALLGVADARGRLELHCGRP
- a CDS encoding T9SS type A sorting domain-containing protein — encoded protein: MRTSLVVACLIVILFSPDAACQVSVPWTYTGGPLAGQVQCFVCTEEGEMYLGTDASGVYRSVDGINWKRSASGLQEQNVQLMAVEPDGDLLALTYGRPYQGSHSPILEPATGYLYRSTNAGAGWTVIDTVEISALLVDSNGNIWRRRYTSDVGAWYMRSTNGGTSWEQKIPGYVGHPWVRNLAMDSSGALYLGLSDDSGTKATYKSTTSGTSWTTFIANTSLSDLAITKGGYIFGIESPNRLVRVKTDGTGYTVLDSSFTGRGFAFLANGYVYAVENDGSLVRSTNNGVTWTTAAAASYGARSVYCPDGTTLFMAASAGRLLRASGRGWTDVTDDLRNSFVPSLLCTRDGALYAGTQMGIWRRESDPGSWVQRTSAAWHASFPPQYVWSMGEGSDGFLASVAEGLGFTAGGASYETCWGNVATTSNDWTDVQEARAGYSGGAPSAPPSQAKILPYAVTVGAGDTTYLAGLPTSNGRAFAKFSGGTYSALAGPLSGKTVFALARNAQDTLFAGTGDFGVFRSATRGTTWAVASGGLADLDVYALATDLSGRIFAGTGTGLYRSTNNGSTWAVASGFPSTKVQAIATNSEGHVYVATADYVWMSATHGTSPWYRLNSGLPIADITSIAIHPDGSIYAGTWGRGVYRRPAWPAAPTMPVLVFPSNLAAGVPQDPVCIWNRVAGAETYHLQIATSSTFASPVFDDSTLADTAKAVTLTGAGTYYWRVRAKNVAGTSAYCVPWKFSAVLSTVGSTPGVPDVYFLDQNHPNPFNPSTLIRYGMPERAQVRLVVYSALGQEVAVLRSEEMAAGYYEDRFDALGLASGVYLCRLEAGTFIQARKLLLIH